A genomic window from Anthocerotibacter panamensis C109 includes:
- a CDS encoding type I polyketide synthase, with product MNQDIAIVGMSALFPGAGDLASYWHNIVRKADFVTTAPPAWTGPYLDPHTDALERIYTDQVGLLGDLAEFNPLDFGIPPNTVDGSEPDHFLAIKLARDALWDAGYQNRPFDGARTGVILGRGSNPNRGHATGFQYGLALDQTMDILHTLLPDLDTETRVRLRQELQASLPQVRPEAAPGLVSNVATGRIANRLNLMGPNYMIDAACASSLIAVELAIRELLHGSSDMMLAGGCQGSMPPQIYMLFCRIGALSRGAIRPFDRLAGGTLLGEGVGFLVLKRRADAERDGDRIYAMLKGVGTSSDGKALGLLAPRFEGQVLALERVYQQTGLDPKTLTLVEAHGTGIPIGDQTEIQTLKHIFGQREGLLPTVGLGSVKSMIGHCIPASGVASLIKMALSLYHKVLPPTLCTEVNPQLGIEHTPFYINTEVRPWIHGNPEAPRRAGVNAFGFGGINAHAVLEEYTGPQPTWARQVLRQWPTELLLFSGASPQALLALIEQVQQTLQARPVPLSDLAYTLAQRPAARHRLALVVESSADAQSKLEKVAKKLRESSRIPNRAGIFSAQTAEVAGKVAFLFPGEGSQYPGMLADLCLYFPQVRSWFDQSDRSFWGRWAYLPSQILFPPPTTLGTEAQKDLAEQIYWMDVATETVFTCGMALYTLLSEFGIRPDAMVGHSTGEHTALIASGTIQWQSEADLVTMKHNLNQMYKDLDATDRIPRGVLINVGAIPTGFLEALVAHSPDDFYLAMDNCPNQAILFSRPETSEAALAKIKAAGGICTLLPFDRPYHTPWFKDVEMALRGLYAHLEMGPGHTPLYSCATGAAFPSAPDAIRTVAAKQWSCRVRFRETIEALYAEGVRTFIEVGPSSNLSAFVKDILHGREHQILPSNVQRKSSLEQIHNLLARLWVSGMTLDLSPLYRERELCEIALDSQPAPPKPKGTMPVNLLLPKMHLPAAFTQPAQMLVPPALVVPELHVASPIADFIVLEDELFLDDDRDAPAESYSHEVVKDQDPHLTALMGHFDLMQEFLVTQARVADSFYAQPPEKSDDG from the coding sequence ATGAACCAAGATATCGCCATCGTGGGGATGTCCGCCCTCTTTCCGGGGGCTGGGGATCTGGCGAGCTATTGGCACAACATCGTGCGCAAGGCCGATTTTGTCACTACGGCGCCCCCCGCATGGACTGGACCCTACCTAGACCCCCATACCGATGCCCTAGAGCGGATCTACACCGACCAAGTAGGGCTTTTGGGCGATTTGGCGGAATTTAATCCCCTTGACTTTGGCATCCCCCCCAATACGGTGGATGGGTCTGAGCCGGACCATTTCCTGGCTATCAAGCTCGCCCGCGATGCCCTGTGGGATGCTGGGTACCAAAACCGCCCCTTCGATGGCGCGCGGACAGGGGTGATTTTGGGGCGGGGCTCCAATCCCAACCGCGGTCATGCAACCGGCTTCCAGTACGGGCTGGCGCTCGATCAGACCATGGATATCCTCCATACGCTGCTGCCGGACCTGGATACAGAAACCCGAGTGCGGCTGCGGCAGGAACTCCAGGCCAGTCTCCCTCAGGTCCGGCCTGAGGCAGCGCCGGGGCTCGTCTCCAATGTCGCCACCGGACGCATTGCCAACCGCCTCAACCTGATGGGGCCAAACTATATGATCGACGCGGCCTGCGCCTCTTCGCTCATCGCAGTCGAACTCGCTATCCGCGAGTTGTTGCATGGCTCCTCGGACATGATGCTTGCCGGGGGCTGTCAGGGTTCGATGCCGCCGCAGATCTACATGCTCTTCTGCCGAATTGGGGCTTTATCGCGCGGTGCGATCCGGCCTTTTGATCGGCTGGCTGGGGGGACGCTTTTGGGGGAGGGAGTCGGGTTTTTGGTGCTCAAGCGACGGGCTGATGCCGAGCGCGATGGGGACCGGATTTACGCCATGCTCAAAGGGGTGGGAACTTCCAGTGACGGCAAGGCGCTGGGGCTACTCGCGCCGCGCTTTGAGGGGCAGGTGTTGGCTCTGGAGCGGGTTTATCAGCAAACAGGTCTGGACCCGAAGACGCTCACCTTGGTCGAGGCTCACGGCACCGGCATTCCCATAGGCGACCAGACTGAGATTCAGACCCTCAAGCACATCTTTGGTCAGCGTGAAGGGCTCCTGCCCACTGTTGGCCTCGGTTCGGTGAAGTCGATGATTGGCCACTGCATCCCCGCCTCAGGCGTGGCGAGCCTCATTAAAATGGCCCTCTCCCTGTACCACAAAGTTTTGCCGCCGACCCTGTGCACCGAGGTCAATCCCCAACTCGGGATCGAGCACACGCCTTTCTATATCAATACAGAAGTCCGCCCCTGGATTCACGGGAATCCTGAAGCGCCGCGCCGCGCAGGAGTCAATGCCTTTGGATTTGGGGGGATCAATGCCCATGCGGTCTTGGAAGAATATACCGGACCTCAACCGACATGGGCGCGGCAAGTCCTGCGTCAGTGGCCTACGGAGTTGCTCCTCTTCTCTGGAGCTAGCCCCCAAGCGCTCCTAGCGCTGATCGAGCAGGTGCAACAAACCCTCCAAGCCCGCCCTGTGCCCTTGAGCGATCTGGCCTATACCCTGGCCCAACGTCCCGCAGCCCGCCATCGCCTCGCCTTGGTCGTAGAATCTAGCGCCGATGCCCAGAGCAAGCTCGAAAAAGTGGCCAAAAAATTGCGCGAATCCAGCCGGATTCCCAACCGAGCAGGCATCTTTTCTGCCCAGACCGCAGAGGTAGCGGGCAAAGTCGCTTTTCTCTTTCCGGGGGAAGGGTCGCAGTATCCAGGGATGCTCGCCGATCTTTGCCTGTACTTTCCGCAGGTACGCTCCTGGTTTGATCAGTCCGACCGCTCGTTTTGGGGGCGTTGGGCGTATCTGCCCAGCCAGATCCTCTTCCCCCCGCCCACAACCCTGGGCACTGAAGCCCAAAAAGATCTGGCCGAGCAGATCTACTGGATGGATGTGGCGACGGAGACCGTTTTTACCTGCGGGATGGCCCTCTACACGCTCCTGAGCGAATTCGGCATTCGTCCCGACGCCATGGTCGGTCACAGTACTGGCGAACACACCGCCCTCATCGCTTCCGGGACCATCCAGTGGCAGTCCGAGGCGGATCTGGTCACGATGAAGCACAATCTCAACCAAATGTACAAAGACCTGGATGCCACCGACCGCATTCCCAGGGGCGTCTTGATCAATGTCGGAGCCATTCCAACGGGTTTTCTCGAGGCATTGGTCGCACATTCCCCAGACGACTTCTATCTGGCTATGGATAACTGCCCTAACCAAGCCATTCTCTTCAGCCGCCCCGAGACCAGCGAAGCCGCCCTCGCCAAAATTAAGGCTGCCGGAGGAATTTGCACCCTACTCCCCTTTGACCGTCCCTACCATACGCCCTGGTTCAAGGATGTCGAGATGGCCCTTAGGGGACTCTACGCCCATTTGGAGATGGGTCCCGGCCACACGCCCCTCTACAGTTGCGCGACCGGTGCCGCCTTCCCGTCCGCGCCCGACGCCATCCGCACCGTAGCAGCCAAGCAATGGTCCTGCCGGGTGCGCTTCCGCGAAACGATAGAAGCGCTCTATGCCGAAGGGGTGCGGACCTTTATCGAAGTAGGGCCGAGCAGTAACCTGAGTGCTTTTGTGAAAGACATCCTCCATGGGCGCGAACACCAGATCCTCCCGAGCAATGTCCAGCGCAAAAGCAGCCTCGAACAGATTCATAACTTGCTGGCACGGCTGTGGGTCAGTGGCATGACCCTGGACCTCAGCCCTCTCTACCGCGAGCGGGAACTGTGCGAAATCGCCCTCGACAGCCAGCCTGCTCCCCCTAAGCCCAAAGGCACGATGCCGGTGAACCTGTTGTTGCCCAAGATGCACCTACCAGCAGCGTTTACCCAGCCCGCGCAAATGCTGGTTCCTCCCGCCCTGGTGGTCCCGGAGCTGCATGTCGCCTCCCCTATCGCAGACTTTATCGTCCTGGAGGATGAGCTATTCCTTGACGACGACAGGGACGCGCCCGCAGAAAGCTATAGCCACGAGGTGGTCAAGGACCAAGACCCGCACCTCACCGCCCTGATGGGCCACTTTGACCTGATGCAGGAGTTTCTGGTCACCCAGGCCAGGGTCGCAGACTCCTTCTATGCGCAGCCGCCGGAGAAGAGCGATGACGGATAG
- a CDS encoding TPR end-of-group domain-containing protein: protein MFAKFKNFFAKPTVSSPSREEVEELIVQAVFAVQENLSQALEDPEPLRQIHALGQQVEQLNTEVCQLRMENARLADEVQLQIAQVSQLPLLPQVKTLAQQVDSLTQSFTQTQAPMQQALSLLESQFQTQQQELVHRLSQLHEEIPEQAQISALVEQVVRLQADLGKWQRTFSQELEQVHQTLRLLKEAPPTPSAPLPTASFESYFNAGKILLLSGDTLPALQNLESALKLDAQSADAWYLLAVAQSQAEQIEQAVISLEQAIQLNPAKRALARTSNEFLSLVGNARFEQVVGSTRTQKQGEEAIQLPQVDLASLFDV, encoded by the coding sequence ATGTTCGCTAAGTTTAAAAATTTCTTTGCCAAACCAACGGTTTCCTCGCCCAGTCGGGAGGAAGTGGAGGAGCTGATTGTCCAGGCTGTATTTGCCGTCCAGGAGAATCTGAGCCAAGCCCTCGAAGACCCCGAACCCCTCCGCCAGATCCACGCCCTCGGTCAACAGGTCGAGCAGCTAAACACCGAGGTGTGCCAGTTGCGCATGGAAAACGCCCGCCTCGCCGACGAAGTCCAGTTGCAGATTGCGCAGGTGAGCCAGCTACCCCTGCTGCCCCAAGTCAAAACTTTGGCCCAGCAGGTAGACAGCCTGACCCAGAGCTTTACCCAAACACAAGCACCGATGCAACAAGCCCTCAGCCTTCTAGAATCCCAGTTTCAGACCCAACAGCAGGAATTGGTCCATCGGTTGAGCCAGTTGCACGAAGAGATCCCCGAACAGGCCCAAATCAGTGCTTTGGTCGAGCAGGTGGTACGGCTACAGGCAGACCTCGGCAAATGGCAGCGCACCTTTAGCCAAGAATTAGAGCAGGTACACCAAACCCTCCGGCTGCTCAAGGAAGCCCCGCCAACCCCTTCTGCCCCCCTCCCGACTGCAAGCTTCGAGAGCTATTTCAACGCCGGGAAAATCTTGCTCCTGAGTGGAGACACCCTGCCCGCCCTCCAAAATCTGGAATCGGCTCTCAAGCTCGATGCTCAAAGCGCGGATGCTTGGTACTTACTCGCGGTCGCTCAGTCCCAAGCGGAGCAGATAGAGCAGGCTGTGATCAGTCTGGAGCAGGCCATCCAACTCAACCCCGCGAAACGAGCCCTCGCCCGCACCAGCAACGAGTTTCTGAGTCTGGTGGGCAATGCACGCTTTGAACAGGTGGTCGGCTCGACGCGCACCCAAAAACAAGGGGAGGAAGCGATTCAGCTACCTCAGGTGGACCTCGCCAGCCTCTTCGATGTCTAA
- a CDS encoding BON domain-containing protein encodes MVKKNDAQIHQEVLQELKWDTRIGETEVGVEVDLGVVTLTGTVDSYAKKLAALESAHRVAGVLDVANDIEVKIPGSLGRTDTDIAQAVRNALEWDVLVPADNIHSTVADGWVMLEGTVNLLREQEDAEQAVRNLSGVRGVINNLVISPSPLGAIEVKEVIEGALERRADREADRILVAVHNGTVTLSGRVGSWPEKRAILGAVSHAPGVQRVEDHLRIEPLS; translated from the coding sequence ATGGTCAAAAAAAATGATGCACAAATTCATCAAGAGGTGTTACAAGAACTCAAGTGGGACACCCGCATTGGTGAGACAGAGGTCGGAGTCGAGGTAGACCTCGGAGTGGTCACCCTGACCGGCACGGTAGATAGCTACGCCAAAAAGCTTGCCGCGCTTGAGTCGGCCCATCGGGTAGCCGGCGTGCTGGATGTGGCTAATGATATTGAGGTAAAGATCCCTGGGAGTTTGGGGCGGACGGACACCGACATCGCCCAGGCGGTACGCAATGCTCTGGAGTGGGATGTGCTGGTGCCAGCAGATAACATTCATTCCACCGTAGCCGACGGGTGGGTGATGCTCGAAGGCACCGTGAATCTACTGCGGGAACAGGAGGATGCTGAACAGGCCGTACGTAATCTATCTGGGGTGCGTGGGGTGATCAATAACCTTGTGATCAGCCCTTCTCCACTCGGAGCTATCGAAGTAAAAGAAGTTATTGAGGGAGCCTTAGAACGTCGGGCTGACCGGGAAGCTGACCGCATTTTAGTGGCGGTACACAATGGTACGGTTACGCTCTCAGGACGGGTCGGTTCCTGGCCGGAGAAACGGGCTATTCTGGGTGCGGTCAGCCATGCCCCTGGGGTGCAACGGGTGGAAGATCATCTGCGCATAGAGCCCCTAAGTTGA
- a CDS encoding acyl carrier protein — translation MPMPTKLEIESSFLSILEDMTQDWDLDVEEITSETQLAADLNFSSVDIIHLVVSTEEQFGRKLGLDQLLMSDGRYVDDLSVSQWVNFITQKLGGPS, via the coding sequence ATGCCGATGCCAACCAAGCTTGAAATTGAGTCCTCGTTTCTGAGCATTCTGGAGGACATGACCCAGGATTGGGACCTGGATGTCGAAGAAATCACCTCAGAAACCCAACTGGCGGCAGACCTTAATTTTTCTTCCGTGGATATTATCCATTTAGTCGTCTCGACTGAAGAGCAATTCGGACGGAAATTGGGTCTGGACCAACTGCTTATGAGCGATGGGCGCTATGTGGATGACCTGAGCGTAAGCCAGTGGGTAAATTTCATCACCCAAAAACTTGGAGGACCCTCATGA
- a CDS encoding 4'-phosphopantetheinyl transferase family protein: MTDSLLFAPSYTRPWSPAPFPCRRLDRDFLLEPAALKTLADRLLTAAERDFWDRLPIRGPRAREWLLGRVAAKEALMQWFQQEQGVSPTDFTLLPDAQGKPRLQGTLAPLPEVSISHSRGHILAAVAPTPLGVDLERLDVVRFDDWFHLAFGAEELALIPGRGPLLVGGWCAKEAAAKAWGTGFQGNPKDWVITSFTPDEITVQHGDQTFRVRLWYAAQEVVAWCQR; encoded by the coding sequence ATGACGGATAGCCTGCTCTTTGCGCCCTCCTACACCCGACCTTGGTCGCCTGCGCCCTTCCCCTGCCGTCGCTTGGACCGGGATTTTCTGCTGGAGCCCGCCGCCCTCAAAACCCTGGCGGATCGTCTACTCACTGCGGCAGAGCGAGATTTCTGGGACCGTCTGCCCATCCGGGGACCGCGTGCCCGCGAGTGGCTCTTGGGCCGGGTTGCTGCCAAAGAAGCGCTGATGCAATGGTTTCAGCAAGAGCAGGGGGTCTCTCCCACTGACTTTACCCTCTTGCCCGATGCTCAGGGCAAACCCCGACTCCAGGGGACTCTAGCGCCCTTACCTGAGGTTTCCATCAGCCACAGCCGGGGCCACATCCTGGCTGCCGTCGCGCCCACCCCCCTCGGGGTAGACCTAGAGCGGCTGGATGTCGTGCGCTTCGACGACTGGTTCCACTTGGCCTTTGGCGCGGAGGAACTGGCGCTGATACCCGGTCGGGGGCCGTTGCTCGTCGGGGGCTGGTGCGCGAAAGAGGCTGCCGCGAAAGCCTGGGGCACTGGGTTTCAGGGGAATCCTAAGGATTGGGTCATCACCAGCTTCACACCTGACGAGATCACCGTACAGCACGGGGATCAGACCTTCCGGGTCCGGTTGTGGTACGCAGCGCAGGAGGTGGTGGCATGGTGTCAGCGATGA
- a CDS encoding alkaline phosphatase family protein, with amino-acid sequence MTQTLFIGLDGATFTVLDDMIQDLPGSGVTMPFLKKFMEEGVRAKLRSTPNPLTPPSWVSIMTGRTPAQHGVYDFVRFEDNGDDVYFTLYDARDVRTETIWSIASRQSKTVCALNFPFTAPPKPVNGSLVPGFVPWKHLRRNSYPKELYDRLKEIPDFDPKELAWDFERENQILTYMTGDDLEQWVIYHIEREEQWFRVAEKLMMEDSPDLMAVLFDGTDKTQHQVWLMLDPALIPADPEPWQQRVRARCLEYFRKLDGYIERLVELAGPDAQVFMCSDHGFTATTEVVRINAFLHQKGYLVWAEDDGTVQHQRREESQIAYMDWQKTTAYCPTPSSNGIAIRVAHNPGDPGIRPEDYETFREKLIRDLESLVDETTGEPIIQTIHKREDIYAGPALSEAPDLTLVLRDYGFVSVRNVLPVVEQREAPQGTHHPDGVFLCGGPGIKSGLNGKRYNVADVPATLLYSLGLPVPENFEGRVAKTYFTEDYLTVNPITMGAVTGERSGDATAEGLSKADKDQILAQLAMLGYME; translated from the coding sequence ATGACCCAGACCCTATTTATCGGCTTAGACGGCGCGACTTTTACCGTGCTAGACGACATGATCCAGGACCTCCCTGGCTCGGGCGTCACCATGCCTTTCCTCAAGAAATTTATGGAAGAAGGCGTCCGCGCCAAGTTGCGCTCCACCCCCAACCCGCTCACCCCTCCTTCCTGGGTCTCGATCATGACCGGACGCACCCCCGCTCAGCACGGGGTCTATGACTTTGTGCGCTTCGAGGACAACGGGGATGACGTCTACTTCACGCTCTACGATGCCCGCGATGTACGCACCGAGACGATCTGGTCTATCGCAAGCCGCCAGAGTAAGACCGTCTGTGCCCTCAACTTCCCCTTCACCGCACCGCCCAAACCCGTCAACGGCTCTCTGGTCCCCGGTTTTGTACCCTGGAAGCACCTGCGCCGCAACAGCTACCCCAAGGAACTCTACGACCGCCTCAAAGAAATTCCCGACTTCGACCCCAAAGAGTTGGCCTGGGACTTTGAGCGCGAGAACCAAATCCTGACCTATATGACCGGGGATGACCTCGAACAGTGGGTCATTTACCACATCGAGCGCGAAGAACAGTGGTTCCGGGTCGCGGAGAAACTCATGATGGAGGACAGCCCCGACCTGATGGCTGTCCTCTTTGATGGCACCGACAAAACCCAGCACCAAGTCTGGTTGATGCTGGACCCTGCGTTGATACCGGCTGATCCCGAGCCCTGGCAGCAGCGGGTGCGCGCCCGGTGCCTGGAATACTTCCGCAAGCTCGACGGCTATATCGAACGGCTGGTGGAATTGGCTGGACCTGATGCTCAGGTCTTTATGTGCTCCGACCATGGTTTTACGGCTACCACCGAAGTCGTCCGCATCAATGCCTTCCTCCATCAAAAAGGCTATCTGGTCTGGGCTGAAGACGACGGCACGGTCCAACACCAACGCCGCGAAGAGTCGCAGATCGCCTACATGGACTGGCAAAAGACCACCGCCTACTGCCCGACCCCTTCGAGTAACGGCATCGCCATCCGCGTCGCCCACAACCCTGGCGATCCGGGGATCAGACCCGAGGACTATGAAACCTTCCGCGAGAAGCTCATCCGCGACCTGGAGAGCCTAGTGGATGAGACGACCGGCGAACCCATCATCCAAACCATCCACAAGCGCGAAGACATCTACGCTGGCCCCGCACTCTCGGAGGCTCCCGACCTAACGTTGGTCTTGCGCGACTATGGATTTGTCTCGGTGCGCAACGTCCTGCCTGTGGTCGAGCAGCGGGAAGCGCCCCAAGGTACCCACCACCCGGACGGCGTTTTCTTGTGCGGAGGACCAGGGATCAAGTCCGGCCTCAACGGGAAACGCTATAACGTAGCCGATGTCCCAGCGACCCTACTCTACAGTCTGGGCCTACCGGTCCCTGAGAACTTTGAGGGCCGGGTGGCGAAGACCTACTTCACCGAAGACTACCTGACCGTCAACCCCATCACCATGGGCGCTGTCACGGGGGAACGCTCTGGGGATGCCACCGCCGAAGGATTGAGCAAAGCAGATAAAGATCAGATCCTCGCCCAACTAGCCATGCTTGGCTATATGGAGTGA
- a CDS encoding alpha/beta fold hydrolase, producing MPTACLPDVQVNYLQLGLDRVGAAPLVMLHGLATNLAFWYPLAQVFAETYPTTLFDLRGHGRSSMPLTGYTPPALAEDLRELLDHLGIMRANFIGHSFGGSVLLCFAHRYPERVHGLVLADVRLRLLQPSQEPKAWPNWSRLGPNLEKVGIHLADDEPEGGYRLLEEMMRWELRGGHKSSDGPIPKVLEQLLPPGGSRRTAERWVQLLEGTTARQEFLKGEPMTCDQLAQLHKPTLAVYGENSPTLPTAHALKELWPHTQFEFVPHAGHFFPLSKPERLLIPAQKFLAGCR from the coding sequence TTGCCTACTGCCTGTCTGCCTGATGTCCAAGTAAACTACCTCCAACTTGGCCTAGACCGAGTTGGAGCAGCTCCCCTGGTCATGCTCCACGGCCTTGCTACCAATTTGGCCTTCTGGTATCCCTTAGCCCAAGTCTTCGCCGAGACCTATCCAACAACGCTCTTTGATCTGAGGGGTCACGGGCGCAGTTCTATGCCCCTCACGGGCTATACTCCGCCAGCGTTGGCGGAAGACCTGCGCGAACTGCTCGATCATTTGGGCATCATGCGGGCCAACTTCATCGGTCATAGTTTTGGCGGTTCGGTTTTGCTCTGCTTTGCTCACCGCTACCCCGAGCGCGTCCACGGGCTGGTCCTAGCCGATGTGCGCCTGAGGCTCTTGCAGCCCAGCCAGGAACCTAAAGCGTGGCCCAACTGGTCGCGCCTTGGCCCCAATCTCGAAAAAGTCGGGATTCATCTGGCAGACGACGAGCCCGAGGGCGGTTACCGCTTGCTGGAGGAGATGATGCGCTGGGAACTCCGGGGCGGCCACAAAAGCAGCGATGGCCCCATCCCCAAAGTCCTAGAACAACTCCTTCCGCCCGGTGGGAGCCGCCGCACTGCCGAGCGTTGGGTACAATTGCTAGAGGGAACCACAGCCCGTCAAGAATTTCTCAAGGGCGAACCTATGACCTGTGACCAGTTAGCCCAACTCCATAAGCCAACCCTGGCGGTCTATGGAGAAAATTCACCGACGCTCCCTACCGCCCATGCGCTAAAAGAACTCTGGCCTCATACCCAATTTGAATTTGTGCCCCACGCCGGTCATTTCTTCCCTTTGTCAAAACCCGAACGCCTGCTCATCCCTGCCCAAAAGTTCCTTGCGGGCTGTCGCTGA
- a CDS encoding SDR family NAD(P)-dependent oxidoreductase, with protein sequence MLQSPEALAQEVARLRSSLGAVAGIVHLAALLPMPMPERLTDWRTCTQIQAKSLFHLVQTCATDLHAAGASNCGQVVACALLGGAWGRNGTSGAGLPTGGAANGLLKTLRIEWPAVPAKTIDFNVSLPPEHMAQCILDELLHPSLHTEIGYPTKVRTVFDPAPAVRTPTGPVQLEPQRDWVVLVTGGARGITAEITAELLVPGMTLILVGRAPEPQPETPLTAGIEDIARLRQVFLEQAKRKGEALKPVAIEQNIRDLLRDRTIRTNLAQFREQGALVEYCPVDVTHEAALGELIAGIYQRHGRLDAVIHGAGIIEDKRIVDKNPRSFDRVFDTKVDSIFLLSRYLRPERLKLLVLFGSVAGSFGNLGQVDYAAANELVNRFAWYLDRQWPQTRVVVLNWGPWDVTGMASDAVNEQFKARGVIPITPASGRRFFAEEIRYGHKGDTELVVGTFEGPSQEAYAVAALPIPSSALHPSALHHRPFLYTSEPQIQPNSTITLEHTFSLANDPYLEDHYLDGKLVLPAAGAQEWLAQFVQQAWPEWIVWGIQELRVLKGISFPREGSQSVVLRARAASHADAEQLEVQAEILDPARKLPFYRGTVLLRSQPPPPAPPQFPCLAGGTELDARQLYPDYLFHGPRFQLIQAICMDKTGADVTVLPSRPQDWVTGYTPTPWLFDPGVMDVSLQVALAWLRIYGGVSGLPTCFGKVLRYGQGALVGPLRINFCGREFNGQHFRYEAEVLDANGALCLQLLDIEGSCSAQLNRLNARWREENGYTSPNGSSL encoded by the coding sequence TTGCTGCAATCACCGGAAGCCTTGGCCCAGGAGGTCGCTCGCCTGCGGTCCAGTCTGGGAGCGGTGGCAGGCATTGTTCATCTAGCCGCCTTGCTGCCTATGCCCATGCCCGAACGTCTTACGGATTGGCGCACGTGCACCCAAATCCAGGCTAAGAGTCTCTTCCATTTGGTCCAGACCTGCGCTACCGATCTACACGCTGCCGGGGCCAGCAATTGCGGACAGGTGGTGGCCTGTGCGCTACTCGGGGGCGCGTGGGGGCGCAATGGCACCTCGGGGGCGGGCCTACCCACTGGGGGTGCAGCCAATGGCTTGCTCAAGACCCTACGCATCGAATGGCCTGCGGTTCCCGCCAAGACCATCGATTTTAATGTGAGCCTCCCGCCCGAGCACATGGCCCAGTGCATCCTGGATGAACTGCTCCACCCCAGTCTGCACACGGAGATTGGCTATCCCACAAAGGTGCGTACTGTCTTTGATCCGGCTCCTGCGGTACGCACACCCACAGGCCCGGTCCAGCTCGAACCCCAGCGCGATTGGGTGGTTCTGGTGACCGGAGGAGCGCGGGGGATTACCGCCGAGATCACCGCCGAACTGCTCGTTCCGGGGATGACTTTGATCCTGGTGGGCCGCGCCCCCGAACCCCAGCCCGAAACCCCGCTCACCGCAGGCATCGAAGACATAGCCCGACTGCGGCAGGTCTTCCTGGAGCAGGCGAAGCGCAAGGGTGAAGCGCTCAAGCCCGTGGCGATTGAGCAAAATATCCGGGACCTCCTCCGGGACCGGACGATCCGCACCAATCTGGCCCAGTTTCGGGAGCAGGGCGCCCTCGTCGAATACTGTCCGGTGGACGTGACCCATGAAGCCGCTTTGGGGGAACTCATCGCGGGGATCTACCAGCGCCATGGTCGCTTGGATGCCGTGATACATGGGGCGGGGATCATTGAAGATAAGCGCATCGTGGACAAAAACCCCCGTTCTTTTGACCGGGTTTTTGACACTAAGGTGGATAGTATCTTTTTACTTAGCCGTTACCTGCGCCCCGAGCGCTTGAAACTGTTGGTACTTTTTGGCTCGGTGGCGGGGAGTTTTGGCAATTTGGGTCAGGTGGACTACGCTGCTGCGAACGAGTTGGTCAATCGTTTTGCCTGGTATCTGGACCGCCAGTGGCCTCAGACGCGGGTGGTGGTGCTCAATTGGGGGCCTTGGGATGTCACGGGCATGGCCTCGGACGCAGTCAATGAGCAATTTAAGGCGCGGGGCGTCATCCCTATCACTCCCGCCTCCGGTCGTCGTTTCTTCGCTGAAGAGATCCGCTACGGGCACAAGGGCGACACTGAGCTGGTCGTCGGCACCTTTGAAGGTCCTTCCCAAGAAGCTTATGCTGTTGCTGCCCTGCCTATTCCTTCTTCTGCCCTTCACCCTTCTGCCCTTCACCACCGACCCTTCTTGTATACCTCCGAGCCCCAGATCCAGCCGAACAGCACCATCACGCTTGAACACACTTTTTCTCTAGCCAACGATCCCTACCTGGAGGACCACTACCTGGACGGGAAATTGGTTCTGCCCGCAGCGGGAGCCCAGGAATGGCTTGCCCAGTTTGTCCAGCAGGCTTGGCCCGAGTGGATCGTCTGGGGTATACAGGAACTCAGGGTCCTCAAGGGGATCAGTTTCCCTCGTGAAGGAAGCCAGTCGGTGGTGCTCCGGGCTAGAGCAGCCAGTCACGCCGATGCCGAGCAGCTAGAAGTCCAGGCGGAGATCCTGGACCCTGCCCGCAAACTACCTTTTTACCGGGGGACCGTCTTGCTCCGGTCGCAGCCGCCCCCGCCCGCCCCACCGCAGTTTCCTTGCCTAGCCGGGGGGACAGAACTAGATGCCCGCCAACTCTACCCTGACTATCTTTTTCATGGCCCTCGTTTCCAACTCATCCAGGCCATCTGTATGGATAAGACGGGAGCTGATGTCACTGTCCTCCCCAGCCGCCCTCAAGATTGGGTTACGGGCTACACGCCAACCCCCTGGCTATTTGATCCCGGAGTGATGGATGTCTCGCTTCAGGTGGCCCTGGCTTGGTTGCGGATCTATGGCGGGGTCAGCGGGCTTCCCACTTGTTTCGGTAAAGTCCTACGCTACGGGCAGGGTGCACTTGTCGGTCCGCTGCGGATAAATTTCTGTGGTCGGGAATTTAACGGCCAACACTTTCGCTACGAGGCCGAAGTTTTGGATGCAAACGGGGCTTTATGCCTGCAACTTTTGGATATTGAAGGCTCCTGTAGCGCCCAACTCAACCGGCTCAACGCCCGTTGGCGCGAGGAGAATGGCTATACATCCCCCAATGGGAGCAGTCTATGA